Proteins encoded in a region of the Haloarcula sp. CBA1129 genome:
- a CDS encoding formate/nitrite transporter family protein: MADNNDREEAVRDAVDVSRSGAPAGGSVIRDRFSADEIFQRIIVAADEEVTVGSRELFFAGIAGGFAITVTFMLYASLYAKTGGDPILSALLYPLGFVFIILGDYQLYTENTLPPVALVLERLASLPSLLRIWGVVLVSNVFGGMLGALALATTDVLSDDAAAAAAGFAQKAIETSQITLFSKAVFAGLIVAGVVWVDYSLRDSISRLVLIYISFLAIPFGNLYHVVVSATEMFYLVFIGELALSVGLWQFVLPVLVGNSVGGVVLVTVVNYFHTTERRLETAREEGSKRQLTIREWIWGRWSASGRSYVPATDEVPRSDPESRENER, from the coding sequence ATGGCAGACAACAACGACAGGGAGGAAGCTGTCCGCGACGCCGTTGACGTATCTCGAAGCGGAGCGCCGGCGGGTGGTAGTGTCATCCGGGACCGGTTCTCCGCCGACGAGATATTCCAGCGCATCATCGTCGCGGCAGACGAGGAGGTGACAGTCGGGAGCCGAGAACTGTTCTTTGCCGGCATCGCGGGCGGGTTCGCTATTACCGTGACGTTCATGCTGTACGCGTCACTGTATGCGAAGACCGGTGGGGACCCGATACTGAGCGCGCTCTTGTATCCGCTCGGGTTCGTCTTTATCATCCTCGGCGACTACCAGCTGTACACCGAGAACACGCTCCCGCCGGTCGCGCTCGTCCTCGAACGACTGGCGAGCCTCCCGTCGCTACTTCGCATCTGGGGCGTCGTTCTGGTTTCGAACGTCTTCGGCGGGATGCTCGGGGCACTCGCGCTGGCGACGACCGATGTCCTCTCAGACGACGCAGCGGCGGCCGCCGCCGGCTTCGCACAGAAGGCCATCGAGACCTCTCAGATCACGCTGTTCTCGAAAGCAGTGTTCGCCGGCCTCATCGTCGCCGGCGTCGTCTGGGTCGACTACTCGCTGCGGGACAGCATCTCCCGGCTCGTGTTGATTTACATCTCGTTCTTGGCGATTCCATTCGGGAACCTCTATCACGTCGTCGTCTCCGCGACAGAGATGTTCTACCTCGTGTTCATCGGTGAACTGGCGCTATCCGTCGGTCTCTGGCAGTTCGTCCTGCCAGTACTCGTCGGTAACTCCGTCGGCGGCGTCGTCCTCGTGACAGTAGTTAACTACTTCCATACGACCGAACGACGGCTCGAAACAGCGCGAGAGGAAGGGTCTAAGCGCCAGCTCACCATCCGGGAGTGGATCTGGGGCAGATGGTCCGCCTCCGGCCGCTCGTACGTGCCGGCGACTGACGAGGTTCCCCGAAGCGATCCGGAATCGCGAGAGAACGAGCGCTGA
- a CDS encoding class I SAM-dependent methyltransferase, producing the protein MDQRRVVREGYDDIAVAYDEYRETATHSDFEAEITDEFFESIADDCRVLDAGCGGGKPVLQRLAAAHNPVGLDISSSQLDLSRERVPTAAFAQGDLVRLPFADDSFNAVVSFYAIIHVPKPEHEQVLAEFHRVLRDGGELLVSMGAVEGWEGRNDEWLDTDTAMEWSYFGPEKSRELIEAAGFEIAAARIPQEEADGFAVFRATA; encoded by the coding sequence ATGGACCAGCGAAGGGTTGTCCGCGAAGGGTACGACGACATCGCCGTGGCCTACGACGAATACCGCGAGACAGCTACCCACAGCGACTTCGAGGCCGAAATTACTGACGAGTTCTTCGAATCAATTGCAGACGACTGTCGCGTGCTGGATGCGGGCTGTGGCGGTGGGAAGCCGGTCCTCCAGCGGCTGGCGGCCGCCCACAATCCCGTCGGGCTGGACATTTCCTCGAGCCAGCTCGACCTGTCACGCGAACGCGTGCCGACAGCGGCGTTCGCACAGGGAGATCTCGTACGGCTCCCGTTCGCCGACGATAGCTTCAACGCCGTGGTCTCCTTCTACGCGATTATCCACGTCCCGAAGCCGGAGCACGAACAGGTCCTCGCTGAATTTCACCGCGTGCTCCGTGACGGGGGTGAGCTGCTCGTCTCGATGGGGGCCGTCGAGGGGTGGGAGGGGCGAAACGACGAGTGGCTCGACACTGACACCGCGATGGAGTGGAGCTACTTCGGGCCCGAAAAGAGCCGCGAGCTTATCGAGGCTGCAGGCTTCGAGATTGCAGCGGCACGGATTCCGCAGGAAGAGGCCGACGGGTTCGCTGTTTTCCGGGCCACTGCCTGA
- a CDS encoding DEAD/DEAH box helicase, which produces MTAEEPADRDDDSDPATELELDAVYDAIDAVGRPHLTATEFSRKTDLTPDEARAALERLAEDGDIERQDVTEVESVWYPTDIAEVTDRERVVLFPDRREVVVEHPDQFTRAQLSQFARLQDTNRSGGYVYELREEDIWAAPHESLDALLTTMRDVLGERSPHLEEWVTSQWERARKFRLKTHEDGYVVLEAESDDLMGNVARPKLDDDHLRAPISDSESWVNEDATAEIKRTLYEAGYPVRDDRDLETGDAIEMDPRLRLRDYQQDWVERFTEQGSGVFVGPPGSGKTVAAMGAMAAISGETLILVPSRELATQWHDELVRHTTLTDDDIGEYHGGEKNIRPVTIATYRTAGMDRHRKLFDQRKWGLIVFDEVHHVPSPIHRRSADLQTKHRLGLTATPTRESDDEEEIFTLIGPPIGTDWGKLFDEGYVAEPEVEIRLVPWGNETEQSEYSSTSGHDRRQAAASNTGKIDEIRYALAENPAAKALVFIEYLDQGDAISEAIDAPFISGETPHARREKLFDEFRRGELNTLVVSRVGDEGIDLPDAELAIVASGLGGSRRQGAQRAGRTMRPAGDARMVILATRGTTEEDFVRRQMRHLASKGIRVTETEAEAVEPPETAEQTSGTAE; this is translated from the coding sequence GTGACAGCCGAGGAGCCAGCCGACCGAGACGACGACTCGGACCCTGCCACGGAACTCGAACTCGATGCCGTCTACGACGCTATCGACGCCGTCGGTCGCCCGCATCTGACGGCGACGGAGTTCTCCCGGAAGACGGACCTGACGCCCGACGAGGCGCGGGCGGCACTGGAGCGTCTCGCCGAGGACGGCGACATCGAGCGTCAGGACGTGACCGAGGTCGAGTCTGTATGGTATCCGACGGACATCGCCGAGGTGACCGACCGCGAGCGCGTCGTCCTGTTCCCCGACCGCCGGGAAGTCGTCGTCGAACACCCCGACCAGTTCACGCGGGCGCAACTCTCGCAGTTTGCTCGCCTACAGGACACCAACCGCTCGGGCGGCTACGTGTACGAACTCCGCGAAGAAGACATCTGGGCCGCGCCCCACGAATCTCTGGACGCCCTCCTGACGACGATGCGGGACGTGCTGGGCGAGCGCTCGCCCCATCTCGAAGAGTGGGTGACGAGCCAGTGGGAGCGCGCCCGGAAGTTCCGTCTGAAGACCCACGAGGACGGCTACGTCGTCCTCGAAGCCGAGAGCGACGATCTGATGGGGAACGTCGCCCGGCCGAAACTCGACGACGACCACCTCCGGGCCCCCATCTCGGACTCGGAGTCGTGGGTCAACGAAGACGCCACGGCCGAAATCAAGCGCACGCTGTACGAGGCGGGCTATCCGGTCCGGGACGACCGTGACCTCGAAACGGGCGACGCCATCGAGATGGACCCCCGTCTCCGCCTGCGGGACTACCAGCAGGACTGGGTCGAGCGGTTCACCGAGCAGGGCTCGGGCGTGTTCGTCGGCCCGCCCGGGTCTGGCAAGACCGTCGCCGCGATGGGTGCGATGGCCGCCATCAGTGGCGAAACGCTGATTCTCGTCCCCTCGCGCGAACTCGCGACCCAGTGGCACGACGAACTGGTTCGCCACACCACCCTGACCGACGACGACATCGGCGAGTACCACGGCGGCGAGAAGAACATCCGGCCGGTCACCATCGCCACCTACCGCACCGCCGGGATGGACCGCCACCGGAAGCTGTTCGACCAGCGCAAGTGGGGCCTCATCGTCTTCGACGAGGTCCACCACGTGCCCTCGCCGATTCACCGCCGGAGCGCGGACCTCCAGACCAAACACCGTCTCGGTCTCACCGCCACGCCGACCCGGGAGAGCGACGACGAGGAGGAGATATTCACGCTCATCGGCCCCCCAATCGGGACGGACTGGGGCAAACTGTTCGACGAGGGCTACGTCGCCGAGCCGGAGGTCGAAATCCGGCTCGTCCCGTGGGGGAACGAGACCGAACAGTCCGAGTACAGTTCCACGTCGGGCCACGACCGCCGGCAAGCCGCTGCAAGCAACACCGGGAAAATCGACGAGATACGCTACGCGCTGGCCGAGAACCCCGCGGCGAAGGCGCTTGTGTTCATCGAATACCTTGATCAGGGTGATGCCATTAGCGAGGCCATCGACGCACCGTTCATCAGCGGCGAAACGCCACACGCGCGACGAGAGAAACTGTTCGACGAGTTCCGCCGGGGCGAACTGAACACGCTGGTCGTCTCTCGGGTCGGCGACGAGGGCATCGACCTCCCCGACGCCGAACTCGCCATCGTCGCCTCCGGGCTGGGCGGGTCCCGTCGGCAGGGCGCACAGCGGGCCGGGCGGACGATGCGCCCGGCCGGAGACGCCCGGATGGTCATTCTCGCGACGCGGGGGACGACAGAGGAGGACTTCGTCCGCCGCCAGATGCGTCACCTCGCGTCGAAAGGGATTCGCGTGACCGAGACAGAGGCCGAGGCCGTCGAGCCACCCGAGACGGCGGAGCAGACCAGCGGGACTGCGGAGTAA
- the folP gene encoding dihydropteroate synthase encodes MEFHEAANFLFELRRFASRPGTDATQDLLSSLGDPQEGLRCVQIAGSNGKGSTARMVERTLREAGLDVGLYTSPHLDDVRERIRINGRKLSEAALVEFVESVRAYVTKQGAANDSPTFFETITAMALWEFDRQNVDVAVLEVGIGGRYDATSVVDPVASAVTSVTLEHTHILGDTVEEIAHDKAHVAPDDTPLVTGTTGDALAAVREVADSVVTVGSAVETEQEPAEDEPDIAVHYGGREGLEGAVSVEGPDWSVETHLPLLGAHQAQNASIAATLCRQVADVSQTDLERGLRNAHWPGRFEVMNESPLVVLDGAHNPGSIERTAETLSSFDYDDLHVVIGAMVDKDHERIAAALPDTDHVVACQPNVDRAESHHVVATAVENETDATVETQSDVTGALDIALDAAESGDAVLVVGSLYAVREARTGWSRSLVPKQIDSLAEARETIESAHVTDTGAWRMRGKGVHRVLRTRVQPRQAQYLKEELLSLGGECAVSGLNGQDEEFLDVVMMATMAQYKRLTEKLDGQPHGLASFADELRAALSIQQPEPDTSTAHPWDDGTAVMGICNITPDSFHDGGEYNAVEDAVARAERMVDAGADILDIGGESTRPGAEPVPVEDEIDRVVPVIEALADLDVAISVDTRKAPVARAALDAGADILNDVSGLEDPEMRLVAAEYDVPVVVMHSIETPVDPDSDIHYDDVVQDCIDQLTERVLLAEKAGLDRDQIIVDPGVGFGKSATEDFELLDRLPEFESLGCPILVGHSHKSLFGLVGQEAGDCLEATIAGTTLAAERGADIVRVHDVPENVAAVRVAEAARDPQQFED; translated from the coding sequence ATGGAGTTCCACGAGGCCGCGAACTTCCTCTTCGAGTTGCGCCGGTTCGCCTCGCGACCCGGTACTGATGCCACGCAGGACCTGCTCTCGTCGCTCGGTGACCCACAGGAGGGGCTGCGCTGCGTCCAGATTGCGGGGTCCAACGGGAAGGGGTCTACCGCGCGAATGGTCGAACGAACGTTGCGGGAAGCCGGCCTCGATGTCGGACTGTACACGTCCCCACATCTCGACGACGTGCGCGAGCGGATCCGTATCAACGGCCGGAAGCTCTCCGAAGCCGCCCTCGTCGAGTTCGTCGAGTCGGTCCGGGCGTACGTGACTAAACAGGGCGCGGCCAACGATTCCCCCACTTTCTTCGAGACAATCACCGCGATGGCGCTGTGGGAGTTCGACCGCCAGAACGTCGACGTCGCGGTGCTGGAAGTCGGCATCGGCGGCCGGTACGACGCCACGAGCGTCGTCGACCCGGTCGCCAGCGCCGTCACGTCCGTGACGCTTGAACACACTCACATCCTCGGCGATACCGTCGAAGAAATCGCTCACGACAAGGCCCACGTCGCCCCTGACGACACCCCACTTGTGACCGGCACGACCGGCGACGCGCTCGCCGCCGTCCGCGAGGTCGCCGATAGCGTCGTGACCGTTGGGAGCGCAGTCGAGACAGAACAGGAACCGGCCGAGGACGAGCCCGACATCGCGGTACACTACGGCGGTCGTGAAGGATTAGAGGGGGCGGTCTCGGTCGAGGGACCGGACTGGTCAGTCGAGACGCACCTCCCGTTGCTGGGCGCACATCAGGCACAGAACGCCAGTATCGCGGCCACCCTGTGCCGGCAGGTCGCAGATGTCTCACAGACCGACCTCGAACGCGGCCTGCGAAACGCTCATTGGCCCGGTCGGTTCGAGGTGATGAACGAGTCACCGCTGGTTGTCCTCGACGGGGCACACAACCCCGGGAGCATCGAGCGCACCGCCGAGACGCTGTCCTCGTTCGACTACGACGACCTCCACGTCGTCATCGGCGCGATGGTCGACAAGGACCACGAACGCATCGCCGCGGCACTACCGGACACGGACCACGTCGTCGCCTGTCAGCCGAACGTCGACCGGGCGGAGTCCCACCACGTTGTCGCGACAGCAGTCGAGAACGAGACCGACGCCACAGTCGAGACGCAAAGCGACGTAACTGGGGCACTCGATATCGCGCTCGATGCCGCCGAATCCGGCGACGCGGTCCTCGTGGTGGGGTCGCTGTACGCCGTCCGAGAGGCACGGACCGGCTGGTCGCGCTCGCTAGTCCCCAAACAGATCGACTCACTGGCCGAGGCCCGCGAGACCATCGAGAGCGCCCACGTCACCGATACGGGGGCTTGGCGGATGCGGGGGAAGGGCGTCCACCGCGTCCTGCGTACCCGCGTCCAGCCGCGACAGGCCCAGTACCTCAAGGAAGAACTGCTGTCGCTGGGTGGCGAGTGTGCGGTTTCCGGCCTGAACGGCCAAGACGAGGAGTTCCTCGACGTAGTCATGATGGCGACGATGGCCCAGTACAAGCGTCTCACAGAGAAACTAGACGGCCAGCCCCACGGGCTCGCGTCGTTCGCCGACGAACTGCGGGCGGCGCTGTCCATCCAGCAGCCCGAACCTGACACGTCGACAGCCCACCCGTGGGACGACGGCACGGCCGTTATGGGCATCTGTAACATCACTCCGGACTCCTTCCACGACGGCGGCGAGTACAACGCCGTCGAAGACGCCGTCGCCCGCGCCGAGCGGATGGTCGATGCGGGCGCGGACATCCTCGACATCGGTGGGGAGTCGACCCGGCCCGGTGCCGAACCCGTCCCAGTCGAAGACGAAATCGACCGCGTCGTCCCAGTCATCGAGGCGCTCGCTGATCTGGACGTGGCCATCTCCGTCGACACGCGGAAGGCCCCCGTCGCGCGGGCGGCCCTCGACGCCGGCGCGGACATCCTGAACGACGTCTCTGGTCTCGAAGACCCCGAGATGCGACTCGTCGCTGCCGAGTACGACGTACCCGTCGTCGTGATGCACTCCATCGAAACGCCGGTTGACCCCGACAGCGACATTCACTACGACGACGTGGTGCAAGACTGCATCGACCAGCTGACAGAGCGCGTCCTGCTCGCAGAGAAGGCCGGACTCGACCGCGACCAGATTATCGTCGATCCGGGCGTCGGCTTCGGGAAATCAGCTACGGAGGATTTCGAACTGCTCGACCGCCTTCCGGAGTTCGAGTCACTCGGCTGTCCGATTCTGGTCGGTCACTCCCATAAGTCGCTGTTCGGGCTGGTCGGACAGGAAGCGGGCGACTGTCTGGAGGCGACCATCGCCGGGACGACGCTAGCGGCCGAACGGGGGGCCGACATCGTTCGCGTCCACGACGTGCCCGAGAACGTCGCCGCTGTCCGGGTCGCCGAGGCGGCCCGTGATCCCCAGCAGTTCGAGGACTGA
- the purH gene encoding bifunctional phosphoribosylaminoimidazolecarboxamide formyltransferase/IMP cyclohydrolase codes for MKLAGMASNRGRNLMNIADRAPGGASFAVVLTNDADAPVLEAAAERGIPTEVVERDEDEAREAHEERVLDALSEYDFDLVTLDGYMRVLSETFLEATPTALNIHPSLLPNFTGANAHEQVLDAGVKVTGCTVHVLDESVDGGPIVTQEPIPVFEDDDEDSLKERVLYEGEFTAYPRVIEWFAEDRVTIDWDEGTVSVDGDDGGDFPARRIVSDDLASSLRYGENPHQNAALYTDTTVSEASVVHADQLNEGAKALSYNNYNDADGALNLIKDFEEPAAAVIKHTNPAGCATADSVADAYEKALSTDPMSAFGGIVALNRECDAATAEQIIDSFKEVVVAPGYTDAALDVLFEKDNLRVLDVNENFEVTDSLTEKPLVGGRLVQERDTQHLSADDLEVVTEREPSDEQIESMLFAWHTLKHVKSNGILFADGTETVGIGMGQVSRVDAVRLAAMKADEHAEGKDAEGEVMASDAFFPFPDGIEEAADAGIEAVIQPGGSKNDESVIEAADEHDMAMVFTGQRSFRHD; via the coding sequence ATGAAACTCGCCGGTATGGCCAGCAACCGCGGCCGAAATCTCATGAACATCGCGGACCGCGCCCCGGGCGGGGCGTCCTTCGCCGTCGTTCTGACCAACGACGCCGACGCGCCGGTACTCGAAGCGGCCGCCGAGCGCGGCATCCCGACCGAGGTCGTCGAGCGCGACGAGGACGAGGCACGGGAGGCCCACGAGGAACGCGTTCTCGACGCGCTCTCGGAGTACGACTTCGACCTCGTCACGCTGGACGGCTATATGCGCGTCCTCAGCGAGACGTTCCTTGAAGCGACACCGACCGCGTTGAACATTCACCCGAGTCTCCTGCCAAACTTCACCGGAGCGAACGCCCACGAGCAGGTCCTCGACGCCGGCGTGAAGGTGACGGGCTGTACCGTCCACGTCCTCGACGAGAGCGTCGACGGCGGCCCCATCGTCACGCAGGAACCCATCCCTGTCTTCGAGGACGACGACGAGGACAGTCTCAAAGAGCGCGTGCTCTATGAGGGCGAGTTCACCGCCTACCCCCGCGTCATCGAGTGGTTCGCCGAGGACCGCGTCACCATCGATTGGGACGAGGGGACGGTCTCGGTGGACGGCGACGACGGCGGCGACTTCCCCGCCCGTCGCATCGTCTCCGACGACCTCGCGTCGAGCCTTCGCTACGGGGAGAACCCACACCAGAACGCCGCGCTGTACACCGACACCACCGTCTCGGAGGCCAGTGTCGTCCACGCCGACCAACTCAACGAGGGCGCGAAGGCGTTGTCGTACAACAACTACAACGACGCCGACGGCGCCTTGAACCTCATCAAGGATTTCGAGGAGCCCGCTGCGGCGGTCATCAAACACACTAATCCGGCTGGCTGTGCGACCGCCGACTCCGTGGCCGACGCCTACGAAAAGGCGCTGTCGACGGACCCCATGAGTGCCTTCGGCGGCATCGTCGCGCTGAACCGCGAGTGCGACGCCGCCACCGCCGAGCAGATCATCGACTCGTTCAAGGAGGTCGTCGTCGCGCCCGGTTACACCGACGCCGCGCTCGACGTGCTGTTCGAGAAGGACAATCTCCGCGTGCTCGACGTGAACGAGAACTTCGAAGTCACCGACAGCCTCACGGAAAAGCCACTCGTCGGCGGCCGCCTCGTTCAGGAGCGGGACACCCAGCACCTCTCGGCCGACGATCTGGAGGTCGTCACCGAGCGCGAACCGAGCGACGAGCAGATCGAATCGATGCTGTTCGCTTGGCACACGCTCAAACACGTCAAGTCGAACGGCATCCTCTTCGCCGACGGGACGGAAACGGTCGGTATCGGCATGGGGCAGGTGTCCCGGGTCGACGCTGTCCGACTGGCCGCGATGAAGGCTGACGAACACGCAGAAGGGAAAGACGCCGAGGGCGAAGTGATGGCTTCGGACGCCTTCTTCCCGTTCCCGGACGGCATCGAGGAGGCCGCCGACGCCGGTATCGAGGCGGTGATCCAGCCCGGCGGCTCGAAGAACGACGAGAGCGTCATCGAGGCCGCGGACGAACACGACATGGCGATGGTGTTCACCGGTCAGCGGTCGTTCCGTCACGACTGA
- a CDS encoding globin-coupled sensor protein: protein MAFQSESTSARKRITESDRSGVDGGTLTDRIGLDAGEIRWRKEFTGFDESDVDNLTAMADETDARAESVVDDFYDHLQSFDETVEIFGRSTKSVDQLKNTQSQYLRDLVAGSYDKQYFENRARIGKIHDMLDLGPKIYLGAYSIYFEHFLRTIVKDLQSGDAARDEALEEMQSRALSVFKLLNLDQQVAMDTYIDSYSQRLESAIDDQQTLMAEVESGLQKPIDELSTSAEQVAETNQRVTDTAETQSESMDEVAGEVADMSATIEEIASTAEEVASTSTSAEQKAERGNEAAQQAATMMNDVDDAVDTVSSDIAGLQEQADEIDDIVEVINDIADQTNMLALNASIEAARAGEAGDGFAVVADEIKTLAGDSQEHANQIEETVTEIQDDAIDAVESLETVTEQVTEGIDQVETAADRLEEIVSAVNEASQGIQEVSAATDDQAASTEEVASMIDELSSGIEDMSAQLDELAATNEEQTAKIQDVAETARRLDTETE, encoded by the coding sequence ATGGCATTCCAGAGCGAAAGTACCAGCGCTCGGAAACGTATCACTGAATCTGATAGGTCCGGCGTTGACGGCGGAACGCTTACCGACCGTATCGGACTAGACGCCGGGGAGATACGCTGGCGGAAGGAATTCACCGGATTTGACGAGTCGGATGTCGATAATCTCACCGCGATGGCAGACGAGACAGACGCCCGAGCCGAATCTGTCGTCGATGATTTCTACGATCATCTCCAGTCGTTCGACGAAACCGTCGAGATTTTTGGGCGGTCAACCAAGTCAGTCGACCAGCTCAAAAACACCCAGTCGCAGTACCTTCGCGACCTCGTCGCCGGGAGCTACGACAAGCAGTACTTCGAGAACAGGGCTCGCATCGGAAAGATCCACGATATGCTCGATCTCGGGCCGAAGATCTATCTCGGAGCCTACAGTATCTACTTCGAGCACTTCCTGCGGACAATCGTCAAGGACCTGCAGTCGGGCGACGCTGCCCGCGACGAGGCACTCGAAGAAATGCAGTCACGCGCGCTCTCCGTATTCAAACTCCTCAATCTCGACCAGCAGGTGGCAATGGACACCTACATCGACTCGTACAGCCAGCGTCTGGAATCGGCAATCGATGACCAGCAAACGCTGATGGCGGAGGTCGAAAGTGGCCTCCAGAAGCCTATCGACGAACTGAGCACCTCGGCTGAGCAGGTCGCCGAAACGAACCAGCGGGTCACCGACACAGCCGAGACACAGTCCGAGTCGATGGACGAAGTGGCAGGCGAAGTGGCGGACATGAGCGCGACCATCGAGGAAATCGCCTCAACTGCCGAAGAGGTCGCAAGCACCAGCACATCGGCCGAACAGAAGGCTGAACGCGGGAACGAAGCCGCACAGCAAGCAGCGACCATGATGAACGACGTCGATGACGCTGTCGATACGGTTTCATCGGATATCGCCGGCCTACAGGAACAGGCCGACGAAATCGACGACATCGTCGAGGTGATAAACGACATCGCGGACCAGACCAATATGCTCGCGCTGAACGCGTCTATCGAGGCTGCACGTGCCGGAGAGGCGGGCGACGGATTCGCTGTCGTCGCCGACGAAATCAAGACGCTCGCCGGGGATTCACAGGAACACGCGAACCAGATCGAGGAGACCGTCACGGAGATTCAAGACGACGCCATCGACGCCGTCGAGAGCCTCGAAACCGTGACCGAGCAGGTGACCGAGGGCATCGATCAGGTCGAGACGGCTGCCGACCGACTCGAAGAGATCGTGTCTGCGGTCAACGAGGCATCACAGGGAATTCAGGAGGTGTCAGCGGCGACTGACGATCAGGCGGCGTCGACTGAGGAGGTCGCCAGCATGATCGACGAACTGTCGAGCGGCATCGAGGACATGTCGGCCCAGCTTGACGAGCTCGCAGCGACGAACGAGGAACAGACGGCGAAGATTCAGGACGTGGCCGAGACTGCGCGTCGACTCGACACAGAGACGGAGTAA
- the purB gene encoding adenylosuccinate lyase → MTERGPLAAVSPLDGRYARYTEPLVPYASERALMRARVEVEVEYLIALADLDATPLSIDDGQRATLRALYEAFDDEDASVVKQLETEGYGEYAATNHDVKAIEYFIRLGMPEDLDADNWIHFGLTSEDVNNLAQRLLVKPAAEEVLVPELREIRDTLVEMAHTYADVPMLARTHGQPATPTTFGKEMAVYASRLGQAITRVERAAEDLSGKLAGASGTYAAHVAAYPDVDWPAFSASFVADLGLDHEPLTTQVNPCDDLAVLFDALRGANNILLDLDLDVWLYVSDRYLGQEAVEGETGSSTMPHKVNPIDFENSEGNLSKANADLRFLGDYVTNSRLQRDLSDSTVKRNIGAAFAHCLIGYGKCQNGLAKVVPNEQVMRDDLTATPEIIGEAVQTILRREGYADAYEQVKKATRGREVTIEDFHDMFADLDVSDEVRAELEALTPTGYTGIAEQQADDI, encoded by the coding sequence ATGACCGAGAGAGGGCCACTGGCCGCCGTCTCACCGCTCGACGGCCGATACGCCCGCTACACCGAACCGCTCGTCCCGTACGCCAGCGAGCGGGCGCTGATGCGCGCCCGCGTCGAAGTGGAAGTCGAGTATCTCATCGCGCTCGCGGACCTCGACGCCACGCCGCTGTCTATCGACGACGGCCAGCGCGCGACGCTCCGGGCGCTGTACGAGGCGTTCGACGACGAGGACGCGAGCGTCGTCAAGCAACTGGAGACAGAGGGCTACGGCGAGTACGCGGCGACCAACCACGACGTGAAGGCCATCGAGTACTTCATCCGGCTGGGCATGCCCGAGGACCTCGACGCCGACAACTGGATTCACTTCGGGCTGACCAGCGAGGACGTGAACAACCTCGCCCAGCGGCTGCTCGTCAAGCCCGCCGCCGAAGAGGTGCTGGTGCCCGAACTCCGCGAGATTCGGGATACGCTGGTGGAGATGGCTCACACCTACGCCGACGTGCCGATGCTCGCCCGCACCCACGGCCAGCCCGCGACGCCGACGACGTTCGGCAAGGAAATGGCCGTCTACGCCTCGCGGCTGGGTCAGGCCATCACGCGGGTCGAGCGCGCCGCCGAAGACCTCTCCGGAAAGCTCGCTGGCGCGTCGGGAACCTACGCGGCCCACGTCGCCGCCTACCCCGACGTGGACTGGCCGGCGTTCTCGGCGTCGTTCGTCGCCGACCTCGGGTTGGACCACGAACCGCTGACGACACAAGTCAACCCCTGTGACGACCTCGCGGTCCTGTTCGACGCGCTGCGGGGCGCGAACAACATCCTTCTGGACCTCGATCTGGACGTGTGGCTCTACGTCTCGGACCGCTATCTCGGGCAGGAGGCCGTCGAGGGCGAGACGGGCTCCTCGACGATGCCCCACAAGGTCAACCCAATCGACTTCGAGAACAGCGAGGGGAACCTCTCGAAGGCGAATGCCGACCTCCGATTCCTCGGCGACTACGTCACGAACTCCCGGCTCCAGCGGGACCTCTCGGACTCGACGGTCAAGCGCAACATCGGGGCCGCGTTCGCCCACTGTCTCATCGGCTACGGCAAGTGCCAGAACGGGCTGGCGAAAGTCGTCCCCAACGAGCAGGTGATGCGCGATGACCTGACCGCGACGCCGGAAATCATCGGTGAAGCCGTCCAGACCATCCTCCGGCGCGAGGGGTACGCCGACGCCTACGAGCAGGTGAAGAAGGCGACGCGGGGCCGCGAGGTCACTATCGAGGACTTCCACGATATGTTCGCCGACCTCGACGTAAGCGACGAGGTGCGGGCCGAACTGGAAGCGTTGACGCCGACCGGGTACACGGGAATTGCGGAGCAGCAGGCCGACGATATCTGA